A single Pseudanabaenaceae cyanobacterium SKYG29 DNA region contains:
- a CDS encoding phosphoribosylaminoimidazolesuccinocarboxamide synthase gives MEEVLYEGKAKILYRTDNPSVLLVHFKDEATAFNAQKKGIIPHKGEYNCTIASHILQYLQQQGIPNHFIRQVAPAQMLVQAVKILPLEVVVRNIAAGSLCKRLGIEQGRLLAKPVVEFYYKNDDLGDPLLNEDHIALLQLATPDQVELLRNQALAINDRLQPFFRQRRLKLVDFKLEFGINGQGALILADEISPDTCRLWDWETDRVLDKDRFRQDLGSESAAYAEVLRRVMEST, from the coding sequence ATGGAAGAAGTTCTATACGAAGGCAAAGCCAAAATTCTTTACAGGACAGACAATCCCTCTGTCTTATTAGTGCATTTTAAGGATGAAGCAACAGCATTTAACGCCCAGAAAAAAGGCATCATCCCCCACAAAGGCGAATATAACTGCACGATCGCTAGCCACATCCTCCAATATTTACAACAGCAAGGTATCCCTAATCACTTTATTCGCCAAGTTGCCCCTGCCCAGATGTTGGTGCAAGCGGTGAAAATTTTGCCTTTGGAAGTGGTAGTGCGCAATATTGCTGCTGGTAGTCTATGTAAACGCTTGGGGATAGAGCAGGGGCGGCTGTTAGCTAAACCAGTGGTGGAATTTTACTACAAAAACGATGACCTCGGTGACCCTCTCCTCAACGAAGACCATATTGCGCTGTTACAGTTGGCGACTCCTGACCAAGTAGAACTGCTGCGCAATCAAGCACTGGCAATTAACGATCGGTTGCAACCTTTCTTTCGGCAGCGCCGTCTGAAACTGGTGGATTTCAAGTTGGAGTTTGGGATAAATGGACAAGGTGCGCTAATATTGGCAGATGAGATCAGCCCCGATACCTGTCGCCTGTGGGACTGGGAAACCGATCGGGTGTTAGACAAAGACCGGTTTAGACAAGATTTAGGGAGTGAAAGCGCTGCCTACGCTGAAGTTCTCCGTCGCGTTATGGAATCTACCTGA